A genome region from Verrucomicrobiia bacterium includes the following:
- a CDS encoding ATP-binding protein, with the protein MNENLTAQLLARLGQSEDPWVERKESFDDRDVRRTLVAFANSVNEGQTAVLFIGARNDGQHPGLRDADDTQKKLAGVAAKKCYPPIEYQTCVLRVEVGGRAVEVLSVMVPFSKCRPHFGGIAHIRRGSESVEASREAFLELIASQNDKARKLLQFKGKKVTLRFRSESGFYYDIETRMDHCDAHTLSLIDQESVLWSFNTDEVTIYEESVFGMAITVKPRWTEEEQIRNIIGRWSWFAGHSKLSAHSLDRHHFMIEQLLANPGKTINAAGALADGATDPWLKLLLANVRFELKKTQRPMTREQKIEYLNHRQQRAIEKGVAAGTSSGPFTSPRMPVVYSAQIEAVAEIATSVEEAAEFIEYLTKGNPPEIRRNQKVALYAKLGLPEI; encoded by the coding sequence ATGAACGAGAACCTCACAGCGCAACTGCTGGCGAGGCTTGGCCAGTCCGAAGACCCCTGGGTCGAAAGGAAGGAATCGTTCGATGACAGGGATGTGCGCCGAACGCTGGTTGCGTTCGCCAACTCCGTCAATGAAGGCCAAACCGCCGTGTTGTTCATTGGCGCTCGCAACGATGGGCAGCATCCGGGATTGCGGGACGCCGACGACACGCAAAAAAAATTAGCAGGTGTGGCGGCTAAAAAGTGCTATCCGCCCATTGAATACCAAACCTGCGTGCTCAGGGTTGAAGTCGGCGGAAGAGCGGTGGAAGTGTTGTCGGTTATGGTTCCCTTCAGCAAATGCCGACCGCATTTTGGCGGGATCGCTCACATCAGGCGTGGGTCAGAGAGTGTCGAGGCATCGCGTGAGGCTTTCTTGGAGCTGATCGCCAGTCAGAACGACAAGGCGAGAAAACTACTTCAGTTTAAAGGCAAGAAAGTGACGTTGCGCTTTCGATCAGAGTCAGGTTTTTATTACGACATTGAGACACGGATGGATCACTGCGATGCCCATACTTTAAGTTTGATCGATCAGGAAAGTGTTCTTTGGTCCTTTAATACCGATGAAGTTACGATTTACGAGGAGAGTGTCTTTGGCATGGCGATCACCGTCAAGCCACGGTGGACAGAGGAGGAGCAGATTCGCAATATTATCGGGCGCTGGTCTTGGTTCGCCGGGCACTCCAAGCTCTCTGCGCATTCTCTGGACAGGCACCACTTCATGATCGAGCAGCTTTTGGCAAATCCCGGAAAGACCATCAACGCGGCGGGCGCTTTGGCCGATGGGGCCACTGACCCCTGGTTGAAGCTGCTCCTGGCAAACGTGCGGTTTGAGCTAAAAAAGACCCAACGGCCCATGACCAGGGAGCAGAAGATCGAATATTTGAACCACCGGCAACAACGGGCGATTGAGAAAGGGGTTGCGGCAGGCACTTCTTCCGGCCCTTTTACATCACCCCGAATGCCTGTCGTTTATTCGGCGCAGATTGAAGCCGTAGCCGAGATAGCGACATCGGTCGAAGAAGCGGCTGAGTTTATTGAATACCTGACGAAGGGTAATCCGCCCGAAATCCGGAGAAACCAAAAAGTGGCGCTTTATGCAAAGCTCGGGCTTCCTGAAATTTGA